One genomic window of Prosthecodimorpha staleyi includes the following:
- the ssb gene encoding single-stranded DNA-binding protein, whose protein sequence is MAGSVNKVILVGNLGADPEVRRTQDGRPIVNLSVATSESWRDRQSGERRDKTEWHRVVIFSEPLAKTAEQYLRKGSKVYLEGQLQTRSWEDQQGQKRYSTEVVLQNFNSTMVLLDRPAGGQGGEDFGGGGDDFGAPPARSGGGGGGGRSFERGQASGGFGGGSSGPRGGGGGSRPQPVANDMDDEIPF, encoded by the coding sequence ATGGCCGGAAGCGTCAACAAGGTGATCCTGGTCGGCAATTTGGGTGCCGATCCCGAGGTGCGGCGGACGCAGGACGGCCGGCCGATCGTGAATTTGAGCGTGGCGACCTCGGAGTCCTGGCGCGACCGGCAGTCCGGCGAGCGCCGCGACAAGACGGAATGGCACCGGGTGGTGATCTTCAGCGAGCCGCTGGCCAAGACAGCCGAGCAATATCTGCGCAAGGGCTCCAAGGTTTATCTGGAAGGCCAACTGCAGACGCGCTCCTGGGAGGACCAGCAGGGCCAGAAGCGCTATTCGACCGAGGTCGTGCTGCAGAATTTCAACTCCACCATGGTGCTGCTCGACCGGCCTGCCGGCGGGCAGGGCGGGGAGGATTTCGGCGGGGGCGGCGACGATTTCGGCGCGCCGCCGGCGCGCAGCGGCGGTGGCGGTGGCGGCGGGCGCAGCTTCGAGCGCGGCCAGGCCTCGGGCGGCTTCGGCGGCGGTTCCTCCGGGCCGCGTGGCGGCGGCGGTGGCAGCCGGCCGCAGCCCGTCGCCAACGACATGGACGACGAAATCCCGTTCTGA
- a CDS encoding DUF2306 domain-containing protein: protein MNPSFAPLLAASPAIQIHAVLALLAFVVGLAQFAAPKGTPLHRGLGWLWVIGMAVVALSSFFIHEIRLWGAWSPIHILSVWVLLMLVVAIHAARHGAIGRHRKTMRGLFVGALVIAGLFTLMPGRIMHAVLFGA from the coding sequence ATGAATCCGTCCTTCGCACCGCTGCTTGCCGCATCGCCGGCCATCCAGATCCATGCCGTCCTGGCGCTGCTGGCCTTCGTGGTCGGGCTCGCGCAATTCGCAGCGCCGAAGGGCACGCCGCTGCATCGCGGGCTTGGCTGGCTGTGGGTGATCGGGATGGCGGTGGTCGCGCTATCGTCCTTCTTCATCCATGAGATCCGGCTCTGGGGCGCCTGGAGCCCGATCCATATCCTGTCCGTCTGGGTGCTGTTGATGCTGGTGGTGGCGATCCACGCGGCGCGGCACGGCGCGATCGGGCGGCACCGCAAGACCATGCGGGGACTGTTCGTGGGCGCGCTGGTCATTGCCGGCCTGTTCACGCTGATGCCAGGCCGCATCATGCATGCCGTGCTGTTCGGCGCCTGA
- the hutC gene encoding histidine utilization repressor, with the protein MEGGTAKGSADSLNQRIRADIEAKILTGEWGPGHRIPFEHELMAEYGCARMTVSKVLSALAEAGLIERRRRAGSFVRRPSAQSAVLQIPDIKAEVTARGEIYAYRCVAEKRRRATREDRAAIPVPAGTELLLLTCLHLADGTPYACEERIIALDNVPDARAVDFSVEPPGTWLLHHVAWHEAEHHISAAGADQRIADLLDLPVGTACLVLERTTWRSGAALTAVRVWYPGDRQRLVARFTPAGPGR; encoded by the coding sequence ATGGAGGGCGGCACGGCGAAGGGCAGCGCGGATTCGCTCAACCAGCGCATCCGTGCAGACATCGAGGCGAAGATCCTGACCGGCGAATGGGGCCCGGGCCACCGGATTCCGTTCGAGCACGAACTGATGGCCGAATATGGCTGCGCGCGCATGACGGTCAGCAAGGTGCTGTCCGCACTCGCCGAGGCCGGACTGATCGAACGGCGGCGGCGGGCCGGCTCCTTCGTCCGTCGACCGAGCGCACAATCGGCGGTGCTGCAGATCCCCGACATCAAGGCCGAGGTCACCGCCCGCGGCGAGATCTATGCCTATCGATGCGTTGCCGAGAAGCGCCGGCGCGCCACCCGCGAGGATCGCGCGGCGATCCCGGTCCCGGCCGGCACCGAACTCTTGCTGCTGACCTGCCTGCATCTGGCCGACGGCACGCCCTATGCCTGCGAGGAACGGATCATCGCACTCGACAACGTGCCGGATGCGCGTGCCGTCGATTTCTCTGTCGAACCGCCGGGTACTTGGCTGCTGCATCATGTCGCCTGGCACGAGGCGGAGCATCACATCTCGGCGGCGGGCGCCGACCAGCGTATCGCCGACCTGCTCGACCTGCCCGTCGGCACCGCCTGCCTCGTGCTGGAACGCACCACCTGGCGATCGGGCGCGGCCCTGACCGCCGTCCGCGTCTGGTATCCGGGCGACCGGCAGCGGCTCGTCGCGAGGTTCACGCCGGCAGGTCCCGGGCGGTAG
- a CDS encoding vWA domain-containing protein — protein MNRFIMATGLAGALVAALASGRAGATGIAETVPGQEPPGLVLSGPSRIEVVFVLDTTGSMSGLIEGAKKKIWAIADEIRKTNPNADLRIGLVGYRDRGDVYVTTKTELSNDIHSVYGQLIQFQAGGGGDWPESVNEALHVAVTKMGWSQTGESRRIVFLVGDAPPHMDYAQDIPFTDTLKIAEREHILVNAVQAGNARDTAIVWRTIAQLGHGRYIPIPQSGGVAVIETPYDQQIYKIQIQLNATVVPYGAPARQSEVKGKLELNRAAAPSAASDMASYSSRGVKSADRKVVTGEGDLVADLQAKRVEIETVKTEDLPADLQAVAASERRKVVEAKVAERERLQAQLQDLVRQRDAHLEAERKKGGGAKDGFDEVVSNLVREQIR, from the coding sequence ATGAACAGGTTCATCATGGCGACCGGCCTGGCCGGCGCGCTCGTGGCCGCACTTGCGTCGGGCCGTGCCGGGGCGACGGGGATCGCCGAGACGGTGCCGGGCCAGGAGCCGCCCGGGCTGGTGCTCAGCGGGCCGTCGCGGATCGAGGTCGTCTTCGTGCTCGATACGACCGGGTCCATGTCGGGGTTGATCGAGGGGGCGAAGAAGAAGATCTGGGCGATCGCGGACGAGATCCGCAAGACCAACCCGAATGCCGACCTGCGCATCGGCCTCGTCGGCTATCGCGACCGCGGCGATGTCTATGTCACCACGAAAACCGAGCTGTCGAACGACATCCACTCCGTCTACGGCCAATTGATCCAATTCCAGGCCGGCGGCGGCGGCGACTGGCCGGAATCGGTCAACGAGGCGCTCCATGTCGCCGTCACCAAGATGGGGTGGAGCCAGACGGGCGAGAGCCGCCGGATCGTGTTCCTGGTCGGCGATGCGCCCCCGCACATGGACTATGCGCAGGACATTCCCTTCACCGACACGCTCAAGATCGCCGAGCGCGAGCATATCCTGGTCAACGCTGTCCAGGCCGGCAATGCGCGGGACACGGCGATCGTCTGGCGGACCATCGCGCAGCTCGGCCACGGCCGCTATATTCCGATTCCGCAATCGGGCGGCGTGGCGGTGATCGAGACGCCCTACGACCAGCAGATCTACAAGATCCAGATCCAGTTGAACGCCACGGTGGTCCCCTACGGCGCACCTGCGCGTCAGTCCGAGGTCAAGGGCAAGCTCGAGCTGAACCGGGCTGCGGCGCCCTCGGCGGCGTCCGACATGGCCAGCTACTCCTCGCGCGGCGTCAAGTCCGCCGACCGCAAGGTGGTCACCGGGGAGGGCGATCTGGTCGCCGACCTGCAGGCGAAGCGCGTCGAGATCGAGACAGTGAAGACGGAGGATCTTCCGGCCGACCTGCAGGCGGTCGCCGCATCGGAGCGGCGCAAGGTCGTCGAGGCGAAGGTCGCCGAGCGCGAACGGCTGCAGGCGCAGCTGCAGGACCTGGTCCGGCAGCGCGACGCGCATCTGGAAGCCGAACGCAAGAAGGGCGGCGGCGCGAAGGACGGCTTCGACGAGGTGGTCTCGAACCTGGTCCGCGAACAGATCCGCTGA
- the gpt gene encoding xanthine phosphoribosyltransferase encodes MSQPQPKAFPVSWDQFHRDARALAWRLSGQGQWQAIVAITRGGLVPAAIVARELDIRLIETVGVASYHDYKNQSELRVLKDVSPSLIALAGGDGAGILIVDDLVDTGKTARVVREMMPKAHFATVYAKPMGRPLVDTFVTEVSQDTWIYFPWDMGLSFQPPIAGAAAG; translated from the coding sequence ATGTCGCAGCCCCAGCCCAAGGCGTTCCCGGTCTCCTGGGACCAGTTCCATCGTGATGCCCGTGCCCTCGCCTGGAGACTGTCCGGCCAGGGCCAGTGGCAGGCGATCGTGGCGATCACGCGCGGCGGGCTGGTGCCGGCCGCGATTGTCGCGCGCGAACTCGACATCCGCCTGATCGAAACGGTCGGCGTCGCCTCCTACCACGACTACAAGAACCAGTCGGAACTGCGCGTCCTGAAGGATGTGTCGCCGAGCCTGATCGCGCTCGCCGGCGGCGACGGCGCCGGCATCCTGATCGTCGACGACCTGGTCGACACCGGCAAGACCGCCCGGGTGGTGCGCGAGATGATGCCGAAGGCGCATTTCGCCACCGTCTATGCCAAGCCGATGGGCCGCCCTCTGGTCGACACCTTCGTGACCGAGGTTTCGCAGGATACCTGGATCTATTTCCCCTGGGACATGGGCCTCAGCTTCCAGCCGCCGATCGCCGGCGCCGCCGCGGGCTGA
- a CDS encoding competence/damage-inducible protein A produces MAAPDGAAQPASEGRDDEIVTAAVLIIGDEILSGRTKDKNIGFIADYLTAIGIDLREARIVPDIEAEIVDAVRALSRRYTYVFTCGGIGPTHDDITADAIAAAFEVEIGHDPRAVAILEAYFAERGIESNEARLRMARIPAGADLIENRVSRAPGFRIGNVHVMAGVPSIMQAMMDAVAPTLKTGRKMLSETVPTTLPEGTVAGALGRIQAAHPDTIIGSYPYFDGTRHATNLVIRARDAALLATVADEVRAMVAALAPAT; encoded by the coding sequence ATGGCCGCTCCCGACGGCGCCGCACAGCCCGCTTCCGAAGGCCGGGACGACGAGATCGTCACCGCCGCCGTGCTGATCATCGGCGACGAGATCCTGAGCGGCCGGACCAAGGACAAGAATATCGGCTTCATCGCCGACTATCTGACCGCGATCGGGATCGACCTGCGCGAGGCGCGCATCGTGCCGGACATTGAGGCCGAGATCGTTGACGCCGTGCGCGCGCTCAGCCGCCGCTACACCTATGTCTTCACATGCGGCGGCATCGGCCCGACCCATGACGACATTACCGCCGACGCGATCGCGGCCGCCTTCGAGGTCGAGATCGGCCACGACCCGCGCGCGGTGGCCATCCTGGAGGCCTATTTCGCCGAGCGCGGCATCGAGTCCAACGAGGCCCGCCTGCGCATGGCGCGCATCCCGGCCGGCGCCGATCTGATCGAGAACCGCGTCTCGCGCGCGCCGGGCTTCCGGATCGGCAACGTCCATGTCATGGCCGGCGTGCCGTCGATCATGCAGGCCATGATGGACGCCGTCGCACCGACCCTGAAGACCGGCCGCAAGATGCTGTCCGAGACCGTGCCGACCACCCTGCCGGAGGGCACCGTCGCCGGCGCGCTCGGCCGCATCCAGGCCGCCCATCCCGACACGATCATCGGCAGCTACCCCTATTTCGACGGCACCCGCCACGCCACCAACCTGGTGATCCGCGCGCGCGATGCCGCATTGCTCGCCACGGTCGCCGACGAGGTGCGCGCCATGGTCGCCGCCCTGGCGCCGGCCACCTGA
- a CDS encoding FAD-dependent oxidoreductase: MTAQRRLIVVGAGIGGLTAALALARRGHQVTVLERSAVLAEVGAGLQISPNASRILVELGLKPRLEARAVTPDSLRIHSTRAGGEIARMPLGPPIAARFGAPYWVIHRADLQTALAAEVAALPSVSIRLGIAVKRIEAEPGRVVVAIEQDGRPDTIEADGVVGADGVWSMIRTGTLGAPPARYTGRMALRATIPIDETPPDYRNAVGLWMAPRAHLVHYPIAGGRLLNLVAVTEAAWEDDNWSVPVERDEVVRRFDPVSGTRWPEAARALILAPQHWTGWALAGIRPDFDWTSGPVTLLGDAAHATLPFAAQGACMAIEDAAVLARSLDRHAEVADAFAAYEKARKRRTTAIWDQAVSNGRIYHMGDALALFRDAGIALAGRRLIDRQAWIYGWKPD, from the coding sequence ATGACCGCTCAGCGCCGTCTGATCGTCGTCGGCGCCGGCATCGGCGGCCTGACGGCCGCCCTCGCGCTGGCCCGGCGCGGCCATCAGGTCACCGTGCTGGAACGCAGCGCGGTCCTGGCCGAGGTTGGCGCGGGCCTGCAGATCTCCCCGAATGCCTCGCGCATCCTGGTCGAACTCGGCCTTAAGCCCCGGCTCGAGGCGCGCGCCGTGACGCCCGACAGCCTGCGGATCCATTCGACCCGCGCCGGCGGCGAGATCGCCAGGATGCCGCTCGGCCCCCCGATCGCGGCCCGCTTCGGCGCCCCCTACTGGGTGATTCATCGCGCCGACCTGCAAACCGCACTGGCCGCAGAGGTCGCCGCCCTGCCGTCGGTCTCCATCCGCCTCGGCATCGCGGTCAAGCGCATCGAGGCCGAGCCCGGCCGGGTCGTGGTCGCGATCGAGCAGGACGGCCGGCCGGACACCATCGAGGCCGACGGCGTGGTCGGCGCCGACGGCGTCTGGTCGATGATCCGCACCGGCACGCTCGGCGCGCCGCCGGCCCGCTACACCGGCCGAATGGCCCTGCGCGCCACCATCCCGATCGACGAGACCCCGCCGGACTACCGCAATGCCGTCGGCCTGTGGATGGCGCCGCGTGCCCACCTGGTGCACTACCCGATCGCGGGCGGACGGCTGCTCAACCTCGTCGCCGTCACGGAGGCCGCCTGGGAGGACGACAACTGGTCGGTGCCGGTCGAGCGCGACGAAGTCGTGCGCCGCTTCGATCCGGTCTCCGGTACCCGCTGGCCCGAGGCCGCCCGTGCCCTGATCCTCGCACCGCAGCACTGGACCGGCTGGGCGCTGGCCGGCATCCGCCCGGATTTCGACTGGACGTCCGGTCCGGTCACCCTGCTCGGCGACGCTGCCCACGCGACCCTTCCCTTCGCCGCCCAGGGCGCCTGCATGGCGATCGAGGATGCCGCCGTGCTCGCCCGCAGTCTCGATCGGCACGCCGAAGTGGCCGATGCCTTCGCGGCCTACGAGAAGGCACGCAAGCGGCGGACGACCGCGATCTGGGATCAGGCCGTCTCGAACGGCCGCATCTACCATATGGGCGATGCGCTCGCCCTCTTCAGGGATGCAGGCATCGCTCTGGCCGGCCGCCGCCTGATCGACCGGCAGGCCTGGATCTACGGCTGGAAGCCGGACTAA
- a CDS encoding zinc-finger domain-containing protein produces MAHAVVPHFANDAGHARIRIGVREFMCVGARPPFDHPHVFIDMGDDDEHVCPYCSTLYVYDHSLKATETEPAGCLFVDKAAA; encoded by the coding sequence ATGGCGCACGCCGTCGTCCCGCATTTCGCCAACGATGCCGGCCATGCCCGCATCCGCATCGGCGTCCGTGAATTCATGTGCGTCGGCGCGCGACCGCCCTTCGATCATCCGCATGTCTTCATCGACATGGGCGACGACGACGAGCATGTCTGCCCCTACTGCTCCACGCTCTATGTCTACGACCACAGCCTGAAGGCGACCGAGACCGAGCCGGCCGGCTGCCTGTTCGTGGACAAGGCCGCCGCCTGA
- a CDS encoding imelysin family protein → MVRIPSLALAAFLVAGSASAPALAGPAPEAEAVIGTYAQIGQAAFEDAFLAGKSVKAAVDAFLADPTEAKLAAARQAWKDARPWYQHTETFRFGNKIVDDWEGKVNAWPLDEGLIDYVDTSVYGESSDENPLFRANVVGSTSVRIGKTKVDVRKITKKLLSEKLQEAGGVEANVATGWHAVEFLLWGQDLNGTGPGAGNRPASDYALKGCTHDHCDRRRAYLSTVTDLLVDDLAEMAAAWKPNGAARKALAARKAGGLGALVTGIGSLSYGELAGERMKLGVLLHDPEEEHDCFSDNTHNSHYHDQVGMMSIYTGRYARRDGSVVEGPGFAAFAAAKSPEKAARLDAAMKTTLERLDAIRTKAETGGMAYDQMLASGNDEGNKLILDAVDGLVAQTHALEAVVADLGIDLKLNDSKSLSDPGSVAKK, encoded by the coding sequence ATGGTCCGCATTCCATCGCTTGCGCTTGCCGCATTTCTGGTCGCCGGTTCGGCGTCGGCTCCGGCCCTGGCCGGCCCCGCACCCGAGGCCGAAGCCGTGATCGGCACCTATGCACAGATCGGACAGGCCGCATTCGAGGATGCGTTCCTGGCCGGCAAGTCCGTCAAGGCGGCCGTCGATGCCTTCCTGGCCGACCCGACCGAGGCCAAGCTCGCGGCTGCCCGGCAGGCCTGGAAGGATGCCCGCCCCTGGTACCAGCACACCGAAACCTTCCGCTTCGGCAACAAGATCGTCGACGACTGGGAAGGCAAGGTGAATGCCTGGCCGCTCGACGAGGGGCTGATCGACTATGTCGATACCTCCGTCTACGGCGAGAGCTCGGACGAGAACCCGCTGTTCCGCGCCAATGTGGTCGGCTCGACCTCGGTGCGCATCGGCAAGACCAAGGTCGACGTGCGCAAGATCACCAAGAAGCTGCTGTCGGAGAAGTTGCAGGAGGCCGGCGGCGTCGAAGCCAACGTCGCGACCGGCTGGCACGCGGTCGAATTCCTGCTCTGGGGCCAGGATCTCAATGGCACGGGGCCGGGCGCCGGCAACCGCCCGGCGAGCGACTATGCGCTGAAGGGCTGCACGCATGATCATTGCGACCGCCGCCGCGCCTATCTGTCGACCGTGACCGACCTGCTCGTCGACGATCTCGCCGAGATGGCGGCGGCCTGGAAGCCGAATGGCGCGGCCCGCAAGGCGCTTGCCGCCCGCAAGGCCGGCGGCCTCGGTGCCCTGGTCACCGGCATCGGCTCGCTCTCCTACGGCGAGTTGGCCGGCGAGCGGATGAAGCTCGGCGTTCTGCTGCACGACCCGGAAGAAGAGCACGATTGCTTCTCCGACAACACGCACAACTCGCACTATCACGACCAGGTCGGCATGATGTCGATCTATACCGGACGCTATGCGCGTCGCGACGGCTCGGTCGTCGAAGGGCCGGGCTTCGCCGCCTTCGCGGCCGCCAAGTCGCCCGAGAAGGCTGCCCGTCTCGATGCCGCGATGAAGACCACGCTCGAACGCCTCGATGCGATCCGCACCAAGGCCGAGACCGGCGGCATGGCCTACGATCAGATGCTGGCCAGCGGCAATGACGAGGGCAACAAGTTGATCCTGGATGCGGTCGACGGCCTGGTTGCCCAGACCCATGCGCTCGAGGCGGTCGTCGCCGATCTCGGCATCGACCTCAAGCTGAACGATTCCAAGAGCCTGTCCGATCCGGGATCGGTCGCCAAGAAGTAG
- a CDS encoding multicopper oxidase family protein, whose amino-acid sequence MVARLLSRRTFARGALAVAGAGMVTGSLGGGDLLAARAAAAAPWRAAPEPGSGRLHEIAFEAAEREMALFGPDETPVRVWSYADKPFPVVRINRGDRVRAEVHNRLTEHVSVHWHGLRIPNAMDGVQYLTQPPIQPGERFTYDFTPPDPGTFFFHPHCNESGQVGRGLAGIMVVEGDERVKPDGELILAVKDWRLGPDGRWLEFSTPQGASRGGTFGTRRSTNGRRAFSAEVPAAADLRVRLLNLDSSRVMEIGIEGATAAIVAVDGHAVRPIPLDRSGQETWRMGPAMRLDLLVRTPRPGAVAKIIDYQSAEPWTVAALAAAGKPRRRGALDADILYRPVFPEPDLAHAEALSWTFMAASDSVASFADAAGSDPAQRLLMDSLCVSERTYWSINKLSWPNAADRRLPPPLGVLTAGRTYRFELVNATPHPHPIHLHGHVFRVVSSSERARMPAYAADTVLLSPKERVEIAFVATAGDWMFHCHILEHLETGMMGYLRVV is encoded by the coding sequence ATGGTTGCCCGCCTCCTCTCTCGCAGAACCTTCGCCCGCGGCGCCTTGGCGGTTGCCGGCGCCGGGATGGTGACGGGGAGCCTCGGGGGCGGCGACCTTCTCGCTGCGCGCGCCGCCGCGGCGGCGCCGTGGCGCGCCGCCCCGGAACCGGGCTCCGGCCGGCTGCACGAGATCGCCTTCGAGGCGGCCGAACGGGAGATGGCTCTGTTCGGTCCCGACGAAACGCCCGTCCGCGTCTGGAGCTATGCCGACAAGCCCTTTCCGGTCGTGCGGATCAACCGCGGCGACCGGGTCCGGGCCGAGGTCCACAACCGGCTGACCGAGCATGTCTCGGTCCACTGGCACGGCCTGCGCATCCCGAACGCCATGGACGGCGTGCAGTATCTGACCCAGCCGCCGATCCAGCCGGGCGAACGCTTCACCTACGACTTCACGCCGCCCGATCCGGGTACCTTCTTCTTTCATCCCCACTGCAACGAGAGCGGCCAGGTCGGGCGCGGCCTCGCCGGCATCATGGTGGTGGAGGGCGACGAGCGGGTGAAGCCGGACGGCGAGCTGATCCTGGCCGTCAAGGATTGGCGGCTCGGACCCGACGGTCGCTGGCTCGAATTCTCGACCCCGCAGGGGGCCAGCCGGGGCGGCACGTTCGGCACCAGGCGCTCGACCAACGGCCGACGCGCCTTCTCGGCCGAGGTGCCGGCCGCGGCCGATCTGCGGGTGCGCCTGCTGAACCTCGATTCAAGCCGCGTCATGGAAATTGGCATCGAGGGGGCGACGGCGGCGATCGTGGCCGTGGATGGCCATGCCGTCCGCCCGATCCCGCTCGACCGTTCGGGCCAGGAGACGTGGCGGATGGGGCCCGCCATGCGCCTCGATCTCCTGGTCCGGACGCCGAGGCCGGGTGCGGTCGCGAAGATCATCGACTATCAGTCTGCCGAGCCCTGGACGGTCGCGGCGCTTGCGGCGGCCGGCAAGCCGCGCCGACGCGGCGCGCTCGACGCCGATATTCTCTACCGGCCGGTCTTTCCCGAGCCCGATCTTGCCCATGCCGAGGCGCTGAGCTGGACCTTCATGGCGGCGTCCGACTCCGTCGCGAGCTTCGCCGACGCGGCCGGCTCTGATCCGGCGCAGCGGCTTCTGATGGATTCGCTCTGCGTCTCGGAACGCACCTATTGGTCGATCAACAAACTGTCCTGGCCGAATGCCGCCGATCGTCGTCTGCCGCCGCCGCTTGGCGTGCTGACCGCCGGCCGCACCTACCGCTTCGAACTCGTCAACGCGACCCCGCATCCGCATCCGATCCACCTGCACGGCCATGTGTTTCGCGTGGTTTCCTCGTCCGAACGGGCGCGCATGCCGGCCTATGCGGCCGACACCGTGCTGCTGTCGCCCAAGGAGCGGGTCGAGATCGCCTTCGTGGCGACGGCCGGCGACTGGATGTTCCATTGCCATATCCTGGAGCATCTGGAGACCGGCATGATGGGCTATCTGAGGGTCGTGTGA
- a CDS encoding di-heme oxidoredictase family protein — MIGLAMACQALAAGAALTTGLALAGDTATAAAGAGSGHSVSAGAETALDAAIGERLFRRAWVPGQSSTKAADGLGPLFNARSCLACHEGLGRVAARHPDALDRGLAVRLGDADGRADPALGRQIQLAAVAGVEPEPRPRIEWVDTRADGSAGRPDSLRPRLVWPDGGARAGSIRAAPALAGLGRLAALTDAAILGFAEEQSRAGQGVAGRPHRTADGRLGRFGWKATAPTMADQVADAFSIDMGLSTRRHPEPWGDCTASETACRLAPHGSKASEGGVEMDDAIVARLAAYLISVTVPPAPADGRGAALFAATGCAACHRADLPSPDAPALTDLLLHDMGPGLDDGVGDGAARPRDWRTAPLIGLGAAEARGLLHDGRARSIAEAVAWHGGEGAGARARFRALPPADRDRLIAFLRSL; from the coding sequence ATGATCGGACTTGCAATGGCCTGCCAAGCGCTGGCGGCCGGTGCGGCGCTGACGACCGGACTCGCGCTCGCCGGCGACACCGCGACCGCCGCCGCGGGTGCAGGGTCAGGTCATTCCGTATCCGCCGGCGCGGAGACGGCACTCGATGCGGCGATCGGCGAGCGCCTGTTCCGGCGTGCCTGGGTGCCGGGCCAATCCTCGACCAAGGCGGCCGACGGACTCGGTCCGCTTTTCAACGCCCGCTCCTGCCTCGCCTGCCATGAGGGGCTTGGCCGCGTCGCGGCGCGCCATCCGGACGCGCTCGACCGCGGTCTGGCGGTTCGGCTCGGCGATGCGGACGGCCGGGCCGATCCCGCCCTCGGTCGGCAGATTCAGCTCGCCGCCGTCGCCGGCGTCGAGCCTGAGCCACGGCCACGGATCGAGTGGGTGGACACGCGCGCCGACGGGTCGGCCGGCCGGCCGGACAGTCTGCGGCCGCGCTTGGTCTGGCCGGACGGAGGCGCCCGTGCCGGATCGATCCGCGCCGCGCCGGCTCTGGCCGGGCTTGGCCGTCTTGCGGCCCTGACCGATGCGGCCATTCTGGGCTTCGCCGAAGAGCAGTCGCGGGCCGGGCAGGGCGTCGCCGGTCGCCCGCATCGGACGGCCGACGGGCGCCTCGGCCGCTTCGGCTGGAAGGCGACGGCGCCGACCATGGCCGATCAGGTCGCCGATGCCTTCTCGATCGACATGGGGCTTTCGACCCGGCGGCATCCGGAGCCTTGGGGTGACTGCACCGCGTCCGAGACGGCCTGCCGACTGGCGCCACACGGGTCGAAGGCTTCGGAAGGCGGCGTCGAGATGGACGACGCGATCGTCGCCCGGCTGGCCGCCTATCTGATCTCAGTGACCGTCCCGCCGGCCCCCGCGGACGGACGCGGCGCGGCTCTGTTCGCCGCCACCGGCTGTGCCGCCTGCCATCGCGCCGACCTGCCGTCGCCGGACGCCCCCGCGCTGACCGACCTCCTGTTGCACGACATGGGACCCGGTCTCGATGACGGTGTCGGCGACGGCGCCGCGCGGCCGCGCGACTGGCGCACGGCACCCCTGATCGGGCTCGGGGCGGCGGAAGCGCGCGGATTGCTTCATGATGGCCGGGCGCGCTCGATCGCCGAGGCTGTCGCCTGGCATGGCGGGGAGGGGGCGGGCGCGCGCGCGCGCTTCCGGGCCTTGCCGCCCGCCGACCGCGACCGGCTGATCGCTTTTCTCCGAAGCTTGTGA